One part of the Quercus lobata isolate SW786 chromosome 7, ValleyOak3.0 Primary Assembly, whole genome shotgun sequence genome encodes these proteins:
- the LOC115953576 gene encoding probable metal-nicotianamine transporter YSL7 isoform X2 yields the protein MSERIAKQSTDTLDIKKLSLGWMIGFLFAVSFLGLFSVVPLRKIMIIDFKLTYPSGTATAHLINSFQTPQGAKLAKKQVRELGKFFTISFLWGFFQWFYTAGENCGFANFPSLGLKAYDSKFYFDFSTTYVGVGMICPHIINISLLVGGILSWGLMWPLIGDRKGDWYPADLSSDSFSGLQGYKVFIAIALILGDGLYNFLKVLSQTIVGLSHQLRYKDASSGLPVADHSSLVSSRLSYDDKRRTQLFLKDQIPTLFAVGGYVAIAAIAMAILPHIFHQLKWYHILVIYIFAPTLAFCNAYGCGLTDWSLGSTYGKLSIFIIGAWAGASHGGVLAGLAACGVMMNIVSTASDLMQDFKTGYLTLASPRSMFVSQIIGTAMGCVISPCVFWLFYKAFDDLGQPGSQYPTPYAVVYRNMALLGVKGFSSLPKNCLLLCYVFFGGAIMINLIRDLVGKKWARFIPVPMAMAIPFYLGSYFAIDMCVGSLILFVWGKINKAKADALAPAVASGLICGDGIWTLPASIFALAGVKPPICMKFLSRGNNAKVDKFLGS from the exons ATGAGTGAACGTATCGCCAAACAATCAACAGATACTCTTGAtatcaaaaaattatctttGGGGTGGATGATCGGCTTTCTCTTTGCAGTCAGCTTTCTCGGACTATTCTCAGTGGTGCCTCTACGAAAG ATTATGATCATAGATTTCAAACTGACGTATCCAAGTGGTACTGCAACTGCTCATCTTATCAACAGCTTCCAGACTCCTCAAGGAGCCAAGCTAGCAAA GAAACAAGTGAGAGAGTTGGGAAAATTTTTCACCATCAGCTTTTTATGGGGTTTCTTTCAATGGTTCTATACTGCTGGAGAAAATTGTGGATTTGCAAACTTTCCTTCATTAGGCCTCAAAGCATATGATTCTAA ATTTTACTTTGATTTCTCAACAACATATGTTGGAGTAGGAATGATTTGCCcccatattataaatatatcaCTTCTTGTTGGAGGGATTCTTTCTTGGGGTCTGATGTGGCCCCTCATAGGAGATAGAAAGGGAGACTGGTACCCTGCAGACCTCAGCTCAGACAGCTTCAGTGGTCTTCAAGGTTACAAG GTATTTATTGCCATAGCCTTGATCCTAGGAGATGGTCTGTATAATTTTCTCAAGGTTCTATCTCAAACCATCGTAGGCTTGTCTCATCAGCTCCGGTACAAAGATGCGAGCTCTGGTCTCCCTGTTGCAGACCATTCTTCTCTTGTAAGTTCTCGGCTCTCATATGATGACAAACGCCGAACCCAACTCTTTCTCAAAGATCAAATTCCAACATTGTTTGCCGTCGGAGGCTATGTTGCTATTGCTGCAATCGCTATGGCCATTCTTCCACATATCTTTCACCAACTCAAATGGTATCACATATTGGTCATCTACATATTCGCACCCACATTGGCTTTCTGTAATGCGTATGGTTGTGGGCTCACTGATTGGTCCCTTGGATCCACATATGGAAAGCTTTCCATCTTTATCATTGGAGCATGGGCGGGTGCTTCACATGGTGGAGTTCTTGCAGGCCTAGCTGCTTGTGGAGTAATGATGAACATTGTCTCAACAGCCTCTGACCTAATGCAGGATTTCAAGACTGGCTACTTGACGCTGGCTTCACCCCGTTCTATGTTTGTGAGCCAAATAATCGGCACAGCAATGGGCTGTGTGATTTCCCCTTGTGTGTTTTGGCTATTTTACAAGGCCTTTGATGACCTTGGGCAACCTGGAAGTCAATACCCTACTCCTTATGCTGTTGTGTACCGCAACATGGCTTTGCTGGGGGTAAAGGGCTTCTCAAGTCTGCCAAAGAATTGCCTTCTACTCTGTTATGTGTTCTTTGGTGGAGCCATTATGATCAATTTGATTAGAGATTTAGTGGGTAAGAAGTGGGCAAGGTTCATTCCAGTTCCAATGGCAATGGCAATACCTTTCTATTTAGGATCATATTTTGCCATTGATATGTGTGTTGGAAGCTTAATCTTGTTTGTGTGGGGGAAAATAAACAAGGCCAAGGCAGATGCTCTAGCTCCTGCAGTAGCTTCTGGTTTAATATGTGGGGATGGGATATGGACTTTGCCTGCTTCTATTTTTGCTCTGGCTGGGGTTAAGCCACCAATTTGTATGAAGTTTCTGTCAAGAGGGAATAATGCTAAGGTTGACAAATTCTTAGGATCATAG
- the LOC115953576 gene encoding probable metal-nicotianamine transporter YSL7 isoform X1 has protein sequence MGKNEGEENGFDPENHNQEEEEDKKKHLKEEELSVERIFENQEVPSWRKQLTVRAFVVSFVLSILFSFIVMKFNLTTGIIPSLNVSAGLLGFFFVNTWTKLLQKSGLLRQPFTRQENTVIQTCVVASSGISFSGGYGNYLFAMSERIAKQSTDTLDIKKLSLGWMIGFLFAVSFLGLFSVVPLRKIMIIDFKLTYPSGTATAHLINSFQTPQGAKLAKKQVRELGKFFTISFLWGFFQWFYTAGENCGFANFPSLGLKAYDSKFYFDFSTTYVGVGMICPHIINISLLVGGILSWGLMWPLIGDRKGDWYPADLSSDSFSGLQGYKVFIAIALILGDGLYNFLKVLSQTIVGLSHQLRYKDASSGLPVADHSSLVSSRLSYDDKRRTQLFLKDQIPTLFAVGGYVAIAAIAMAILPHIFHQLKWYHILVIYIFAPTLAFCNAYGCGLTDWSLGSTYGKLSIFIIGAWAGASHGGVLAGLAACGVMMNIVSTASDLMQDFKTGYLTLASPRSMFVSQIIGTAMGCVISPCVFWLFYKAFDDLGQPGSQYPTPYAVVYRNMALLGVKGFSSLPKNCLLLCYVFFGGAIMINLIRDLVGKKWARFIPVPMAMAIPFYLGSYFAIDMCVGSLILFVWGKINKAKADALAPAVASGLICGDGIWTLPASIFALAGVKPPICMKFLSRGNNAKVDKFLGS, from the exons atgggTAAAAATGAGGGGGAGGAGAATGGTTTTGATCCAGAAAATCACAAccaggaggaggaggaggacaAGAAGAAGCATCTGAAAGAAGAAGAGTTGTCAGTGGAGAGGATATTTGAGAACCAAGAGGTGCCGTCATGGAGAAAGCAGCTGACAGTGAGAGCCTTTGTGGTGAGCTTTGTGTTGAGCATACTTTTCAGCTTCATAGTCATGAAATTCAATCTCACCACGGGTATTATACCTTCTCTCAATGTCTCTGCCGGTCTCTTGGGCTTCTTCTTCGTCAATACCTGGACTAAATTACTACAAAAGTCTGGCCTCCTGAGGCAGCCCTTTACGAGGCAAGAAAACACTGTTATCCAGACCTGCGTTGTGGCTTCCTCTGGAATCTCCTTTAgtg GAGGTTATGGAAATTACCTCTTTGCAATGAGTGAACGTATCGCCAAACAATCAACAGATACTCTTGAtatcaaaaaattatctttGGGGTGGATGATCGGCTTTCTCTTTGCAGTCAGCTTTCTCGGACTATTCTCAGTGGTGCCTCTACGAAAG ATTATGATCATAGATTTCAAACTGACGTATCCAAGTGGTACTGCAACTGCTCATCTTATCAACAGCTTCCAGACTCCTCAAGGAGCCAAGCTAGCAAA GAAACAAGTGAGAGAGTTGGGAAAATTTTTCACCATCAGCTTTTTATGGGGTTTCTTTCAATGGTTCTATACTGCTGGAGAAAATTGTGGATTTGCAAACTTTCCTTCATTAGGCCTCAAAGCATATGATTCTAA ATTTTACTTTGATTTCTCAACAACATATGTTGGAGTAGGAATGATTTGCCcccatattataaatatatcaCTTCTTGTTGGAGGGATTCTTTCTTGGGGTCTGATGTGGCCCCTCATAGGAGATAGAAAGGGAGACTGGTACCCTGCAGACCTCAGCTCAGACAGCTTCAGTGGTCTTCAAGGTTACAAG GTATTTATTGCCATAGCCTTGATCCTAGGAGATGGTCTGTATAATTTTCTCAAGGTTCTATCTCAAACCATCGTAGGCTTGTCTCATCAGCTCCGGTACAAAGATGCGAGCTCTGGTCTCCCTGTTGCAGACCATTCTTCTCTTGTAAGTTCTCGGCTCTCATATGATGACAAACGCCGAACCCAACTCTTTCTCAAAGATCAAATTCCAACATTGTTTGCCGTCGGAGGCTATGTTGCTATTGCTGCAATCGCTATGGCCATTCTTCCACATATCTTTCACCAACTCAAATGGTATCACATATTGGTCATCTACATATTCGCACCCACATTGGCTTTCTGTAATGCGTATGGTTGTGGGCTCACTGATTGGTCCCTTGGATCCACATATGGAAAGCTTTCCATCTTTATCATTGGAGCATGGGCGGGTGCTTCACATGGTGGAGTTCTTGCAGGCCTAGCTGCTTGTGGAGTAATGATGAACATTGTCTCAACAGCCTCTGACCTAATGCAGGATTTCAAGACTGGCTACTTGACGCTGGCTTCACCCCGTTCTATGTTTGTGAGCCAAATAATCGGCACAGCAATGGGCTGTGTGATTTCCCCTTGTGTGTTTTGGCTATTTTACAAGGCCTTTGATGACCTTGGGCAACCTGGAAGTCAATACCCTACTCCTTATGCTGTTGTGTACCGCAACATGGCTTTGCTGGGGGTAAAGGGCTTCTCAAGTCTGCCAAAGAATTGCCTTCTACTCTGTTATGTGTTCTTTGGTGGAGCCATTATGATCAATTTGATTAGAGATTTAGTGGGTAAGAAGTGGGCAAGGTTCATTCCAGTTCCAATGGCAATGGCAATACCTTTCTATTTAGGATCATATTTTGCCATTGATATGTGTGTTGGAAGCTTAATCTTGTTTGTGTGGGGGAAAATAAACAAGGCCAAGGCAGATGCTCTAGCTCCTGCAGTAGCTTCTGGTTTAATATGTGGGGATGGGATATGGACTTTGCCTGCTTCTATTTTTGCTCTGGCTGGGGTTAAGCCACCAATTTGTATGAAGTTTCTGTCAAGAGGGAATAATGCTAAGGTTGACAAATTCTTAGGATCATAG